In Paenibacillus protaetiae, the genomic stretch ATTGAGGCGGTTCCGATTATTATTTTACTTTCGTTTATCGTGTTGCTGGGCTGTTATCCGTCGATCGTAACCGAAAGCTTCAGGCATGATATGAATGAGCTGTTCGGGGCTTTATTTGCATCGAAAGCAGGGGGTGGCTGACATGTCCGATTTTAAACTGTGCGTGCAGCTGCTCGCAATTGCTGTAACGGTTGGGGGTATGATCGTCATGGCGTTCCGCCGCCATGACGTCAAGCGTATGCTGCTCCTCTCCATTGTGCCTGAAGCGGGGAGCGTACTTCTGTCTTTGGGGCGGAAGGCGAAATAACTTCTTTATTTTTATTTCAGGCGCTGGCGAGTCTGGTTGCTTACGCAGGGCTGCTGCTGGTTATCCGGACCGTAGAACGCAGCGCCGGAACGCAGCTGAACGCATTTGAAGGGATGTACCACCGCAATGGTTGGCTGGCTGCTTTTACGGGGATTTATGTATTGTCCCTGTCAGGTTTGCCGCTGACGGGCGGTTTTATCGGCAAAATATTGCTGGTATGGGACGCAATCAGGCTGGAGGCGTACGGCTCAGCGGCAGCGTTGCTCGTCTGTCTGTTATTTTCGTATTATCTTTATTTCCCGCTCATCCGGTCGATGTATATGCTGCCCGGAGAAAATAAACCGGTTGTTCCGTCGGCGGCGCCAACAAGCTTTGGTTTGGGAGCGGCCGCCGTGCTGACCGTTGCGCTCGGCTTATTTCCGGGTACGGTATTGGGCTGGTTTGCGGATTGGCTGGGACAATCCCTTTCGTAAAGCCTGCGTTTGACGCAGGCTTTTTTTAAATCGGGACGGCGGAGCCGGCCGCAGCCTGCCTTTATAAGCCCGCAGCCGCGCTGCCAAGCGGCATCATCCATTTTTGAACAAGGGAATGATTCCACAATGGCGAATAGGTATACAGACATGCAACAGCAAAAGAAAAGGGCAGTGCCTGCACGGAAAGGCACTTGTTTATACAGACCCGGGCAGGCGGCAAAGCTGCTGCTCGTGCTGGCTTTCCTTGCGGGCGCCTTGACCGTGCAGGCGCCCGCAAGAGCATCGGCGGCGGCGGTACCGCCTGCGGACGCCGCCGCTGCAGCGGATGAGGAGCCGGATGGCTGGCTCCTCAAATGGCAAGATCCCGGGCAGGCGGAGCCTCTGCCCGGGACGGAAGTGCTCCGCCGCCAGCCGGAGACGGCGGTATGGCTTGTCCGTCCCGCCGCGGAAGCGGGCGCGGACGTGCAGCAATGGCTGGCCCGGCTGCGCAGTACGCCGGGCGTGCAGTATGTGCACCCGAATGGCCGGGTGCACATGATGGCCGCTGCAAGCGGAGCGGCCCCCGGGGCGGGAGCATCCGCAGCTGTAAGCGCCAATGATCCGCAGCTCGGCAAGCAGACTTATTTGAAGCAAATAGGCGCGATCCAAGCGTGGAACACGGTGCGCGAGCAACCAAAGCTGGTAATCGCCGTAGTAGATACCGGGATCGATCTGGACCATCCCGATTTGAAGGCGAATCTGGTTCCCGGCGCCAATATGATCGACCCGGGCAAATCGCCCGACGATGACAATGGGCACGGTACCAACGTGGCAGGGTCATCGCCGCTTCCGGCAATAATAGTATCGGCGTCTCCGGCGTGTTATGGAAAGCGAAAATCATGCCTGTCAAAGCGTTAAACGCACAAGGGGACGGGACGGAGCAGGACCTGGGCGACGGCATTTTGTATGCGGTAAGGAACGGAGCCAAAATTATTGTGTTATCTGTTGGCTTGTACCGGTATTCGCCGTATATGCTCGATATTGTTCAATATGCAGAGGATCACGGGGCGCTGCTTGTAGCGGCGGCCGGCAATGACGGCGACCAGCTGCTGGAGCGGGCTGCCGTTAAATATCCGGCAGCCTATCCGACGGTTCTGGCTGTTGGAGGCGTTCAGCCGAACGGCGCACCGGATACCCGTTCCAATCCCGGCCCGGAAGTGGATCTTGCCGCTGCCTGGCGGGTGTACACAACGGCCATGGGCGGAGGCTACAAATACCAGGAAGGAACGTCGATGGCGGCGCCGCAAGCGGCTGCAGCGGCGGCGCTGGTATGGGCGAAATCGCCCGGGCTTGCTGTTTATGAGGTGAGGGAACTGCTGCGGCAAACCGCTCAGGACGTCGGCGACAAAGGCTTCGACGAGCGGACCGGCTATGGCCTGCTGCGGATTGACCGTGCAGTCGCTGCCTCGTATTCAACCGACAGCCGGGAGCCAGACAATAAGCAGAGCAGCGCTTCTTTTTTGCCGCTTGGCAAACAAATGGCAGCCGAGCTTGCGCCAAATGACAGCGATTGGTACCGGGTGAACGCGCCATATGACGGTACCCTTTCGATCGGATACCGGTTTCTGCCCGTATTCGGGCAGCCGCTGCCAAGAATTTATGTCGACCATTACGCCGACGGGGTTCTGCAGCGAACGGCTGTCGTGAAGCTGGAGAGCGGCACCTTTGATTTCCAAGTCCATCAAGGAACCAACTTTTTTTATGTGCATACCGACATCGGGCTGGACGGCAAGCTGCCTTACTTGCTTACGCCTGTTTATCATGTAGGCGCGGATGCATACGAAAGCAATGACAGCGCCCTTCAGGCCTTTACTTTAAAAGCGGCAAACCAGACGGTTACAGGCACTTTTCATCAGACGGGAGACCAGGACTGGTATGTCATGAACGTGGCGCAAAGCGGCAAACTCAGCTTAAGGATGACGGTGGATACCGTCCGTATTGACCCTGAATTGGCGGTGCAGCGCGCCGGGCAATCATTATTGTCCTATGATGAAGAAGGAGAAGGGGCGGCTGAACAATCTCCTGTCATAACCGTTACGCCGGGCAAGTATTATATTCGAGTACATAATGCGATCTCGGAGGATGCAAGTCCGGTAACGGGCCAATATAAACTTAAAATAAGTTATACGCCTACGTATACGGATCCGAATGAGCCCAATGACAAGCCTTACGAAGGGCTGCTGGTGTCTTCCGGCGCTGAATATCTAGGCGTTGCGGGCAGCACGGCTGACCAGGATTGGTTTCAGCTTCGGATTACGGCGCCCAGCGTGGCCGATTTGGCTGTGAGCAATGTTCCTGCGGGCAGCAGCTTGAAGCTTGAGCTGTACGACAAAAAGCAGAAGCTGGTGACGACGAGATCGACGGGGCATACGGGACAACTGCTGGCGGGAGGTGTAATGCTGCAGCCGGACATTTATTATGTGAAGCTGACGGCGGATCATGCTTTTGACAATCAGTATTACCGGTTTTCCGTCAAGGTTGACGAGCTGATTGCCGGCTTTCGCGATATTAAGGGGCACTGGGCACAATCGGATATTGTAAGCATGAAGCAGCGCGGCATCATTGGCGGCACAGGCGGGTACCGTTTTGAGCCTAACCGCCAAATGACGAGAGCTGAAGCTGTATCGATGCTGGCCAAAGCATTCCCGGCGACGGGGAAAGGCTCAAGTTCCGCAAACGGCATGAAGTTCCAAGATGTGCCAGACAGCTATTGGGCCGCCGGAGTGATTCGAAGCGCCGCGCAAAAAGGCTGGATTAACGGTTACCCGGACGGAACTTTCCGTCCCGGCCAGGCTGTCACCCGAAGGGAAATGGCTGTGCTTGCCGCCAAAGCGGCAGGCATGCAGCCGGTTGCTGCTGCGGCTCCGCCGTTCCGGGATGTCGGCCCGGCGGATTGGGCGGCGCCTTATGTTCATGCATTAAAGCAGCGCGGCTGGATTAAAGGAGCGGATGAAGCGGGTCATTATAATCCGGACGCATGGTCCAGCAGAGCGGAATGGACTACGCTGGTTTACCGCATGATCCGGTCCTGACAGGTTTGATGTGTTGTTACCTATTATAATAAAGAGCGGGAGGTGGCAGGCGGTTTATGAATGAGGATGATTTGATCGACAGCATGCAGACCAGTGCAGGCATGACAGGGCTGTTCTCGATCGTGGTCACGCTGCTTGCAATTATCTTCTCCTGGATGCTGATTCAGGAATTCAAATGGGAAAGTTTGTTCCGGAACCCCCGGTCTCCGAAAGCCAGAATGCTCCAGGTTGTGTTATCTGTCATTATTGGATATTTGCTGGCGCGGTTTGTGCTGGATTACTGGGGATGGTCTTCGCTGCTGAAAGGATTCGTCGAATAACATCATCGAAAAATGTCAACAATGGTTAGTATATGACGGTCCGAAACAGAGGGCGGCTTGCGAATATTAAAACGGTGCGTTCCATTCCTGATTTTCAATGTTATTTCTGCACATTTAGACAAATTTCGCATACGCTGGTTCATTATTTCATAAGCACTGCATAAGGGCAAAAGATGGAAATAATTTAGCGCTTGTCGATTTGTGTAGGTCGATGATATTATGAAATTTAGGTGATTGGAAAGAGACCATTTTCTCAGAACTAGGAAGAGGAATTCAAGCTCGCGGAGGGAAACTTAAGATGACCAAAATTATCGTCCGCGGAGGCCGGCGTTTATCGGGAACAGTCCGCGTCAGCGGTGCCAAAAATGCAGTGCTCCCCATATTGGCGGCTTCGTTACTGGCAACAGAAGGAGTCAGCGTTATTCATGACGTTCCCTTACTTGACGATGTAATGACTATTAAAAGCGTACTGGCTTCGTTGGGAGCACAGTTGAACTATAACGAAGAGACGATGCATATCAACGCTGAGCGTTTGGTGACTTATGAAGCGCCGTATGAGCTGGTAAGGAAAATGAGAGCTTCCTTCCTGATTATGGGCCCGCTTTTGGCTCGTGTCGGTAAGGTTCGTATTTCGCTTCCGGGCGGCTGTGCAATTGGAACGAGGCCGATTGATCAGCATTTGAAAGGCTTTGAGGCGATGGGTGCGGAAATCACCCTTGGCCAAGGCTTTATCGAAGCAAGTACGGATTCCAAGCTAAAAGGCGCTAAAATTTACTTGGATGTTCCAAGTGTTGGCGCTACGGAGAACATTATGATGGCTGCTGCGCTGGCAGAAGGCACAACGGTCATCGAGAATGCGGCCAAAGAGCCGGAAATCGTTGATTTAGCGAACTACATCAATGCGATGGGCGGCAAAGTGCGCGGAGCCGGTACAGGCCTTATCCGGATTGAAGGGGTAGACCGGATGTACGGCGTTGTACATCAGGTTATTCCTGACCGGGTGGAAGCGGGCACTTATATGGTGGCTGCTGCAATTACCGGCGGCGACGTGTTTGTAGAAGGAGCTATCGCAGATCATTTGACGCCGGTTATTTCCAAGCTGGAAGAGATGGGCGTGCAAATTACGGCGAGCGATAACGGCATTCGCGTGCAATCGGACGGCCGTCTGAAAGCGGTAGATGTCAAAACATTGCCGCATCCCGGTTTCCCGACCGATATGCAATCGCAAATGATGGCGCTGCTGCTGTGTTCCGAAGGGACTAGCGTCATTACGGAAACGGTATTTGAGAACCGTTTTATGCATGTCGCCGAGTTCCAGAAAATGAACGCGCAAATTAAGGTGGAAGGCCGTACCGCTATTGTAAACGGCAATGTTCCGTTAACCGGCGCCAAAGTTTGCGCAACCGACCTGCGTGCGGGAGCGGCGCTCATTTGTGCGGCTTTAAGAGCGGAAGGCGCGACGGAAGTATCGGGTATCCACCATGTGGACCGCGGTTATGTGAACATTACGGGCAAGCTTGCCTCGCTGGGCGCTTTGATTGAACGGGTAGAGACGGATGCTCCGGCAGCGGCAGTGTCCATTCCCGCAGCGCCGGATGACAAGGAAGTTCCGGTAGCTGTCGCTGTTGCAGCCGGAGCGGAAGATACCGACGCAGCATCGTTCAAACGCGATAAGGAAGTTCCGGTGCTGAAAGTCCGCCCGACATGGGCCTAACGTATACCATGTAACCATGCTGTCTGATAAGGTTTTGCTTTTTCCTGCGGGAAAGAAGCAAAACCTTTTTTTGTGCTTGCTTTATGCAGCTGCTGTGCCGGGGAACCTCGTTGCAGGAGCTGTTTTTTGTGTTGGCCAGCAGAAGCGTGGAACGGTTGTTCATAGATTGTTCATCTTGAAGTGATATAGTCGAACCGTTAAAGACCGATGGAGGGTGGAGTACAGTCAATGAGGAAATGGATGATTTGGCTTGGTATTTTAATAATCCTTGTTGCGGCCGGAGGCGGCGCCTATTATTACTTCTTTAAGGATAAGGATCATGCAGGCACGGAGAAGAAGGCTGCGGCTATTACGGCGAGAGTGACAAGAGGTAATATTGTCAATCAGATTAGCGGCACAGGCTCCGTTGTAGCTAATTCCAGGGAGACCGTAACCGCCGGCAAAAGCGGCACGCTCGCTAAGGTGAATTTTAAGGAAGGCGATTCTGTTAAAAAGGGACAAGTAATTGCGACGTTTGAAGATTCCGATGATTATGCGGATCAGATTAAAACGATTACCCGCAGCATCGAGAAACTTCAGCAGCAGCTTGCCGACGACCAGGAGAAATATAAGGAAGCGACGGGCACGGAAAATGAAGAGCAGACAAAGGAATCGATCGATAAGGATATGTCCGGGATCCAGGACGACATCGCTGACAACCAGGAAGATCTTCAGGACATTTACGATAAGAAAGCCGCTGAAGTGAAAGATATCGTGTCGCCGATCGACGGCCAAGTAACGAATCTGGCGGTTCAAGCCGGTGACGAAGTGCAGGCGAATACAACGATTGCAGAAATTGTAAATTACAATTATTTGGAATTTGTAACCTCAGTAGATGAACTGGATATTCCGAAAGTAACCGTTGGCCAGACGGCCAATATTACATTAAGCTCTTACAGCAATAAAACGTTCGAAGGATCGGTATCCGAAATTGCAAAGGAAGGAACGTCGAGCAATGGCTCTTCTTCTTTTCAAGTCAGCATTTTGCTGAAAGATATCGACGGTGTCATGGTCGGGATGTCCGGTCAAGCGGCTATTACCATTGAGTCCCGCGAAAATGTGCTGGAAGTGCCGGTGAACGCCGTTGTTTCCGTCGGCGGCAAATCTTATGTGCGCGTTCAGACGGAAGACGGCGCAGGAGCAAGCGGCACAGGAGCAGGCGGCGCAGGAGCAGGCAGCAGCGGAAGCGGCCAAGCAGGAGCAGGCGCAGCCGGCCAAAGCGGCGCCGGGCAAGGGCAAGGCCGTGCGGGACGTACCGGCGCCGGCCAAGGCCAAGCCGGGGCATGGACGCAAGGCGGCAGCGGCGCTAATGCGGCTTCGTCGCCAAGCGGCGAAGGGCAAAGCCGTGCAGGGCGCTTCAGCGGCGGAGGCCAGGCCGGTGCTTGGGCACAAGGCGGCCAAGGAGCTGACGCTCAGCGAGGCACAGGCGGCGCTGCTGCTTCCGGCAGCGCGAACCGTACGGTTGCGAACGGCTCGGCAGCAGCCGGTCAAACCGAAGAGCAGCCGCAATCAGGAACGGGAGCAGGACAAGACGGCCCAAGCAAAGGCCAGTCCGCCGCCGGCACAGGCAGCGATGCTGCGCAAGACCCTCGTATGCAGGCGCTGCTTTCGCGGATTGATACCTTGGGCGGCAAGCTGGTCGAAGTTACAACCGGCCTGAGCAACGATGCCTTTGTGGAAATTATGTCGGGCCTTGAAGAAGGGCAAGTCGTGCTCATCCCAAGCCCGCAAGGCGCGGTAGGCATGGGCCAATCTTCAACGCAGCAGCAGCAGTTCGCCTTCCCGGGCGGTTTTGGAGGCGGCGGGTTCGGCGGCGGTGCAAGCTTTGGAGGCGGTTTTGCCGGGGGCGGCAACCGGGCCAGCAGCTTCAGCCGTGGTGGAGGCGGGGCACGATGAGCCATCCTACAACGCTGCCCCTCATTGACATTCAGGATGTCGTCAAGTCGTATATGATGGGACGTGAAAAAACGACCATTTTGCACCATATTTCGCTTCAAGTTGCCGCAGGGGATTTTCTGGCTATTGTTGGCCCATCCGGTTCCGGGAAATCGACGCTGATGAATATTATCGGCTGCCTGGATGCGCCTACCAGCGGCAGCTATAAGCTGGACGGCATTGAAGTTGTTGGACAAAGCGATAACAAGCTGACGGAATTCCGCAATAAGAAAATCGGGTTTATTTTTCAAGGGTATCATTTGCTCCCGAAATTAACAGCGCTCGAAAATTGCGAGCTTCCGCTTATTTATCGGGGTATGTCCGCTAAAGAAAGGAAAACCCGCGCCAGTATTGCGCTGGAACGGGTTGGTCTCGGGGAGCGGATGCACCACCGGCCGAATGAGTTGTCCGGCGGCCAGCAGCAGCGGGTGGGCATCGCCAGAGCGCTGGCGACGAATCCTTCGCTGCTGCTGGCCGATGAGCCAACCGGAGCGCTGGATTCCCGTACCGGCATGGAAGTGCTCGGAATGATGGAGGAGCTTAATCAGACGGGACAGACCATTGTGCTCATTACGCATGATATGGAGGTTGCTCAAAGAGCCAGCAGAATCGTAATGATTCGGGATGGCCGGCTGACGGAGCTGGAGAGGGGGGCAGCTATGAAAATCATGCAAGCCTTCGTGATGGCGTTCAAGAGCGTCTTATCGAACAAGCTTAGAACGGTTCTGTCCATGCTGGGCATATTGATAGGCGTTGCGACTGTTATTGCGCTGGTGGCGATGGGCAAGGCTTCCGCCAACGAAGTGGCCGATCAGGTCGCCTCTCTTGGCACAAGCCAGGTGAGCGTGACGATCAGCGGGCGCGGCACGGTAACCACGTTATCGGTTGATGAAGCCGATAAGCTGGCGGAGATCAATAATATTGAAGCCGTTGCTCCGATTGTGAGTAGCACCGGTTATGCCAAATATAAAACGACCTCCGTTTCGGTCAACGTACAAGGCATTACGCCGGATTACGAGGATGTGCAAGACTTTAGCGTGCAGGACGGCAGGTATATCGCACAGCCGGATATCGACAACAAGCAGATGGTCGCCTTGATCGGCACGGAAACGGCCAAAGATTTGTTCCAGGATGAAGGAGTGGACCCGGCGACAGCCGTTGGCCAGAAAATTACGATTAACGGTTATATTTTTACAATTGTAGGCCTTCTGGAGTCAAAGGGCGACACGTTAACCGGCTCCAACGATGAAAAAATACTCATTCCGATTACAACCGGCCAAAAGCTGTTCCGGCAAAAAGGCGTATCGACCATCTATGTTAAAGTAGCCGATACGGACAAAATGGACCAGGTTGTATCATCGCTGGAAGCAAGCCTCTACAAAACGTTCCGGGGCGATGACGATGCGTACCGCGTGTCCAATCAAGAGGATACGATGAAGGCACTCAACTCCGTGAATGACACGATGAACAGGCAGCTTATTTATGTAGCGGTTATTTCGCTCATTGTCGGCGGCATCGGCATTATGAACATTATGCTCGTGTCCGTGACGGAACGGACGCGCGAGATTGGGATTCGCAAATCGCTTGGCGCCAAGAAACGGGATATTTTGTTCCAATTTCTGATCGAAGCCATGTCTATCAGCGGCCTTGGCGGCGCAGTCGGGATCGGGATCGGTTACGTCGCATCCTTTATTATCGGCAAGGCGATGGATACGCCAACGGAAGTGCCGCTGAATACCGTGCTCTTGTCCTTTGCTTTTTCCGCATTTGTTGGCATCGTATTCGGATTTATTCCGGCCAATAAAGCTGCCGGCCTCAAACCGGTCGATGCTTTGCGGCATGACTGATTTGGTTCTATCCTATTAAATCCGCTCATAGACTAATTCCATACCAGCACAAAAGATAGAGAGAGCCCGCTCGTGCCGATGCGGGCTCTCTCTTGCCATCTGCTTCGGCAAGGAAGGAGAACAATGAGACGGATAGTAGAGACTGGAAGGAGAGACGCATTATGGAGACGGCTGCCTGGCAGCCGCAAGCCGGCCCGGCTGCTCCCTTTTTTCGCTATCGGCTTCATGGCGGGAATTTCGCTGCTGCTCATTCAGCTTATTCTCGCCGAACGGCTTGCGCCTTGGCAGTTAACTGCCCGAAGCGTCATGCCCGATCAGGTGCAGGCGGCTCATCTGCAGCAGCCAGCGGGTGGAGATGACCGGCGCCCGGCCCCGGCTGTACAAGCTCCGGCTGCGTCCGGCAGCCAGCCATCCGCACAGCCCCGTCATGCCGCTGCCGTTTCCGGCGGCACAGCTGGTGCATCTGCGGGTGAAGCGCCGGCAGGAAGCAAGCAGGATCCTATAGTGCGAGTCTACTTAACGAAGGAGAAACGGATTGAATCGGTGCCTCTCGAAACCTATGTCAAAGGGGCGGTAGCCGGAGAGATGCCGATTGATTTCGAACCGGAGGCTCTGAAGGCGCAGGCGATAGCAGCCCGGACTTATATCGTGCGGCGGCTGGAGAAGAACGACCGGAGCGGAGTGCCGGTAGCCGGTGCCGATGTAACCGATACGGAGCAGCATCAAATGTATGTGCCGCTCTCCCGCCTCGGAAGCAATTGGCCGGAAGCGCAGCGCGAAGCGGATTTGGCCAAGCTGTCCAAGGCGGTGGAAGATACGAAAGGCCTTGTTGTCGCTTACGGGGATGAGCCGATCGAAGCGGTGTTTTTTTCGACGAGCAACGGGTATACCGAAAACTCCGAAGATTATTGGCAGGAGAGCATTCCTTATTTGCGAAGCGTAGCGAGCCCGTGGGACAAGGAGCTGTCGCCGGCTTATAAAGAAACGGTTACGTTTACGTTAAGCGATTTTTATAGCAAGCTTGGAATAAGCCCCGCCGGCAAAAGCAAAAGCCCTGCCATCAAAGTGCTGAAATGGACGGATGGCAAGCGGATTGCCGAGGTCCGGATCGCCGGCCGCGAATTTAGCGGGCGCGAAGTGCGGGAGAAGCTGGAACTGGCTTCGGCCCAGTTCGCATGGAAGGTGAAAGGCGATTCCATTGTCATCACGACGTATGGCAGCGGCCACGGCATCGGAATGAGCCAGTGGGGGGCGGACGGCATGGCCAAGGAAGGCCGCAGCGCGGAGCAAATACTAGCCTACTATTATACAGGCACGAAGGTGGAACAAGCTTCGAAGCTTGTGAACCGGTCCTAGCGAATTCGGTTCTAGCGGACCCGGCTCTATCTGAAGGAGCCAAGCTAGATTACAGTCTTCCAGGCGAATCTTCAAAGCTTAAAAAATGTTCTATCTCCTCACGTATAAAGCCGTATGTTCTGGCAACAATGGCTAGTGAGGTGATAGAAAATGAATGACAACCAAAACAAACCAAAGCAAGAGTCTCCTAAAACAACTATGGGAGGCGCATCTGCCGCTAACTCTACCAACGGCTGGAAGAAGCTGCTGTCGAAAAGATGGGTAACTCCGGCAGCGTTCATGGTCGCGGCAGCAATTATCGTAACCTTAATGTGGGTCTATCAGGACTCGGACAACAGCAAGCCTACTACCGTGGATCCGACCAATGTTTCTGATGATTCCACAAGCGGGGATCAAGCGAAAGGCGGCTCGAGCGATACGGCTCCGGTTATTACCGGGGATGAATCGATGGCATGGCCGGTACTGAATCGCGACAAGCTGGAAGTAGCGCTTGGATTCTATGACAATAACGCGAACGAAGAAGAACGCGCTGCAGCTACCATTCAGTCAGGCGACACGTTCACACCGCATGTGGGGATTGACCTCGCCGATCCGAAAGGCGCAACGTTTGACGTAACGGCGGCCTTGTCCGGCAAAGTGACAGAAGTGACGCAGCATCCGCTGAACGGCAACGTAGTAGCCATCGACAGCGGCAACGGTCTCGTTACGCTGTACGAAAGCTTGAGCAATGTGAAGGTAGCCGTCGGCGATGAAGTGAAGCAAGGTACGGTTATCGCACAAGCGGGCCGCAGCGACTTGGAAAAAGACCTTGGCGTTCACCTTCACTTCGAAGTCCGCAACAATGGAACGGCCGTTAACCCGGCCGAGCTGATCGAGAAAAAATAATGCCTCGGCGGCAAGTTGCGGCAAACATGCTTCACCAAAAACCAAAGCAGTCATGGCTGCTTTGGTTTTCTTATGGGATAGAGCCAAAGCGGCATTAGCTGCTTTGGCTTTTTTTATTCGGATTTTAAGGGTTTTTTCATGAAAATTTGCATAGAACGGCATGTCAGGCTTGGACATAAAGAATATCTACCCGCGCCCCTCATATAATGTACCAAACTATCTCGAGTAAGGGAGGCGGGAACGTGCACGATTACATCAAAGAGCGAACCATTAAAATAGGCCGCTGCATTGTGGAGACGAAGCATACGGTCCGTACAATCGCTAAAGAGTTCGGCGTTTCCAAAAGCACGGTGCATAAGGATCTGACCGAACGTCTGCCGGAGATCAACCCCGATCTGGCCGACCAGGTTAAGCACATTCTCGAATACCACAAGTCGATCCGCCATTTGCGAGGCGGCGAGGCCACCAAGATTAAATATAAGAAAACAACCGGTAAGAAGCGGGAGGTGCTGGCTGCCGCCAAGGCATGAATTTTTTTCGAGGAAAATAGAGGAAATTCGATTTATTTAGCGAATAATGTTCTTAAGCAGTTTCTGTGTCAACGGAACTAGATGGAAACGTGTACACATTATTCGTCGGAGGACTTTGGGCTTATGTTTAGCAGGGATATCGGAATTGATTTGGGCACAGCCAATGTATCCATCCATGTGAAAGGGAAAGGCGTCGTGCTGGATGAGCCTTCCGTCGTAGCGATTGAAAGCGATACGAAGAAGGTGCTTGCCGTCGGCGAGGAGGCTCATCGGATGGTGGGACGGACGCCTGGCAATATTATTGCGATCCGCCCTTTGCGCGATGGTGTCATTGCTGATTTTGAAATAACCGAAATAATGCTGAAGGCGTTTATCGACCGTGTCGACGGGCGCAGTTGGTACAGCAAGCCGCGCATTCTGATTTGCGCGCCGACCAATATTACGTCCGTTGAGCAGAAGTCGATTCGGGAAGCTGCGGAACGAAGCGGTGCCAAAGATGTTTTTATGGAAGAGGAGCCTAAAGCGGCGGCTATTGGCGCGGGGATGGATATTTTTCAGCCAAGCGGCAACATGGTCGTGGACATTGGCGGAGGTACGACGGATGTGGCCGTCTTATCGATGGGTGACGTCGTAACCTCCTCTTCCCTTAAAATCGCCGGGGACAAGTTCGATTCCGCGATCATGAAGTACATTAAAAACAAGTACAAGCTGCTGATCGGCGAGCGGACAAGCGAGGATATCAAGATCAGAATCGGTACGGTGTATGACGAAGGGCGCCGGTCCGAAATGGATATCCGCGGCCGGGACATGGTGACCGGTCTTCCTCTTACGATTAC encodes the following:
- a CDS encoding proton-conducting transporter membrane subunit, with product MRTVERSAGTQLNAFEGMYHRNGWLAAFTGIYVLSLSGLPLTGGFIGKILLVWDAIRLEAYGSAAALLVCLLFSYYLYFPLIRSMYMLPGENKPVVPSAAPTSFGLGAAAVLTVALGLFPGTVLGWFADWLGQSLS
- a CDS encoding S-layer homology domain-containing protein, translated to MTRAEAVSMLAKAFPATGKGSSSANGMKFQDVPDSYWAAGVIRSAAQKGWINGYPDGTFRPGQAVTRREMAVLAAKAAGMQPVAAAAPPFRDVGPADWAAPYVHALKQRGWIKGADEAGHYNPDAWSSRAEWTTLVYRMIRS
- a CDS encoding DUF1146 family protein, yielding MNEDDLIDSMQTSAGMTGLFSIVVTLLAIIFSWMLIQEFKWESLFRNPRSPKARMLQVVLSVIIGYLLARFVLDYWGWSSLLKGFVE
- the murA gene encoding UDP-N-acetylglucosamine 1-carboxyvinyltransferase, whose protein sequence is MTKIIVRGGRRLSGTVRVSGAKNAVLPILAASLLATEGVSVIHDVPLLDDVMTIKSVLASLGAQLNYNEETMHINAERLVTYEAPYELVRKMRASFLIMGPLLARVGKVRISLPGGCAIGTRPIDQHLKGFEAMGAEITLGQGFIEASTDSKLKGAKIYLDVPSVGATENIMMAAALAEGTTVIENAAKEPEIVDLANYINAMGGKVRGAGTGLIRIEGVDRMYGVVHQVIPDRVEAGTYMVAAAITGGDVFVEGAIADHLTPVISKLEEMGVQITASDNGIRVQSDGRLKAVDVKTLPHPGFPTDMQSQMMALLLCSEGTSVITETVFENRFMHVAEFQKMNAQIKVEGRTAIVNGNVPLTGAKVCATDLRAGAALICAALRAEGATEVSGIHHVDRGYVNITGKLASLGALIERVETDAPAAAVSIPAAPDDKEVPVAVAVAAGAEDTDAASFKRDKEVPVLKVRPTWA
- a CDS encoding efflux RND transporter periplasmic adaptor subunit, with translation MRKWMIWLGILIILVAAGGGAYYYFFKDKDHAGTEKKAAAITARVTRGNIVNQISGTGSVVANSRETVTAGKSGTLAKVNFKEGDSVKKGQVIATFEDSDDYADQIKTITRSIEKLQQQLADDQEKYKEATGTENEEQTKESIDKDMSGIQDDIADNQEDLQDIYDKKAAEVKDIVSPIDGQVTNLAVQAGDEVQANTTIAEIVNYNYLEFVTSVDELDIPKVTVGQTANITLSSYSNKTFEGSVSEIAKEGTSSNGSSSFQVSILLKDIDGVMVGMSGQAAITIESRENVLEVPVNAVVSVGGKSYVRVQTEDGAGASGTGAGGAGAGSSGSGQAGAGAAGQSGAGQGQGRAGRTGAGQGQAGAWTQGGSGANAASSPSGEGQSRAGRFSGGGQAGAWAQGGQGADAQRGTGGAAASGSANRTVANGSAAAGQTEEQPQSGTGAGQDGPSKGQSAAGTGSDAAQDPRMQALLSRIDTLGGKLVEVTTGLSNDAFVEIMSGLEEGQVVLIPSPQGAVGMGQSSTQQQQFAFPGGFGGGGFGGGASFGGGFAGGGNRASSFSRGGGGAR
- a CDS encoding ABC transporter permease, which gives rise to MSHPTTLPLIDIQDVVKSYMMGREKTTILHHISLQVAAGDFLAIVGPSGSGKSTLMNIIGCLDAPTSGSYKLDGIEVVGQSDNKLTEFRNKKIGFIFQGYHLLPKLTALENCELPLIYRGMSAKERKTRASIALERVGLGERMHHRPNELSGGQQQRVGIARALATNPSLLLADEPTGALDSRTGMEVLGMMEELNQTGQTIVLITHDMEVAQRASRIVMIRDGRLTELERGAAMKIMQAFVMAFKSVLSNKLRTVLSMLGILIGVATVIALVAMGKASANEVADQVASLGTSQVSVTISGRGTVTTLSVDEADKLAEINNIEAVAPIVSSTGYAKYKTTSVSVNVQGITPDYEDVQDFSVQDGRYIAQPDIDNKQMVALIGTETAKDLFQDEGVDPATAVGQKITINGYIFTIVGLLESKGDTLTGSNDEKILIPITTGQKLFRQKGVSTIYVKVADTDKMDQVVSSLEASLYKTFRGDDDAYRVSNQEDTMKALNSVNDTMNRQLIYVAVISLIVGGIGIMNIMLVSVTERTREIGIRKSLGAKKRDILFQFLIEAMSISGLGGAVGIGIGYVASFIIGKAMDTPTEVPLNTVLLSFAFSAFVGIVFGFIPANKAAGLKPVDALRHD